A stretch of Megalobrama amblycephala isolate DHTTF-2021 linkage group LG14, ASM1881202v1, whole genome shotgun sequence DNA encodes these proteins:
- the LOC125246480 gene encoding CD209 antigen-like protein B: protein MSSYGNMNIPSFTHGMDREDEEEMNIYANVDPINSFGVRTETENSKRHQTPQHTEIACVKIRSSRAAAVCLVLLCVLLLTAVIVLGVYIHTKSTNYTEEGAQLLTKNTNLTEERGQLLTNITNLTEERDQLLKLLTKNTNLTEERGQLLTNITNLTEERDQLLKLLTKNTNLTEERGQLLTNITNLTEERDQLLKLLTKNTNLTEERGQLLTNITNLTEERDQLLKLLTKNTNLTEERGQLLTNITNLTEERGQLLTNITNLTEERDQLLTKTIQLTKERDVLSLNKCDLIKQRDQLKQEKNEQSKSLCEKVGWTCYESIYYYVSSEVKNWTESRRYCTDRGADLIIINNKAEQDFVKRISGGAAVWIGLTDSDVEGTWKWVDGSRLTSGFWDPREPNGDRRENCVLNYSPGWADYPCDDTHYWICMGILK, encoded by the exons ATGTCATCTTATGGCAATATGAACATTCCCTCCTTTACACATGGGATGGACAGAGAAGATGAAGAAGAGATGAATATCTATGCTAATGTTGATCCTATAAACAGTTTTGGTGTCAGGACAGAAACAGAAAACTCCAAGAGACACCAAACTCCTCAACACACAG AAATAGCTTGTGTGAAGATCAGAAGCTCCAGAGCAGCTGCAGTGTGTTTGGTGCTGCTGTGTGTTCTTCTGCTGACTGCAGTCATAGTGCTGGGTGTATACATCCATACAAAGAGCACCAACTACACAGAAGAGGGAGCTCAGCTACTAACCAAAAATACCAACCTTACTGAGGAGAGAGGCCAACTACTAACCAATATCACCAACCTCACAGAAGAGAGAGACCAGCTACTAAAGCTACTAACCAAAAATACCAACCTTACTGAGGAGAGAGGCCAACTACTAACCAATATCACCAACCTCACAGAAGAGAGAGACCAGCTACTAAAGCTACTAACCAAAAATACCAACCTTACTGAGGAGAGAGGCCAACTACTAACCAATATCACCAACCTCACAGAAGAGAGAGACCAGCTACTAAAGCTACTAACCAAAAATACCAACCTTACTGAGGAGAGAGGCCAACTACTAACCAATATCACCAACCTCACAGAAGAGAGAGACCAGCTACTAAAGCTACTAACCAAAAATACCAACCTTACTGAGGAGAGAGGCCAACTACTAACCAATATCACCAACCTTACTGAGGAGAGAGGCCAACTACTAACCAATATCACCAACCTCACAGAAGAGAGAGACCAGCTACTAACTAAGACCATCCAATTGACTAAAGAGAGAGATGTattatcattaaataaatgtgatcTGATTAAACAAAGAGACCAGttaaaacaagagaaaaatgAACAGTCTAAAAGTCTTTGTGAAAAGG TTGGATGGACGTGCTATGAATCCATTTATTACTATGTTTCTTCTGAGGTGAAGAACTGGACTGAGAGCAGAAGATACTGTACAGACAGAGGAGCAgatctgatcatcataaacaaCAAAGCGGAACAA GACTTTGTTAAAAGAATATCTGGTGGTGCTGCAGTCTGGATTGGTCTGACTGACAGTGATGTGGAGGGCACATGGAAATGGGTTGATGGCAGCAGACTGACCTCTGG GTTCTGGGATCCTCGAGAGCCCAATGGAGATAGACGAGAAAACTGTGTTCTAAATTATTCACCAGGATGGGCTGATTACCCATGTGATGATACTCATTATTGGATCTGTATgggcattttaaaataa